One window of the Dreissena polymorpha isolate Duluth1 chromosome 5, UMN_Dpol_1.0, whole genome shotgun sequence genome contains the following:
- the LOC127831172 gene encoding uncharacterized protein LOC127831172 — protein MGKYTTRSQSSSEGLNTRSGQRHTNGGVGGSSAQSEGRKIFGLNNVPSELITHVGEATMAAMTALCQKIWKAKKWPKQCTQSLVTPLPKKGNLRLCKNYRTISHPSKVMLRLILNRLKSMVEELLAEEQAGFRAKCSTVEQVFNFN, from the exons ATGGGCAAGTACACAACCAG ATCCCAGTCTTCTTCAGAAGGATTAAACACCAGAAGTGGACAACGCCATACTAATGGCGGAGTTGGAGGAAGCAGTGCGCAGTCTGAAGGCAGGAAAATATTCGGACTGAACAACGTTCCTTCCGAGCTGATTACGCACGTAGGAGAGGCAACGATGGCAGCGATGACGGCACTATGCCAGAAGATTTGGAAGGCGAAGAAGTGGCCGAAACAGTGCACCCAGTCTCTGGTCACCCCCCTACCAAAAAAGGGCAACCTCAGGCTGTGTAAGAACTATCGCACCATCAGCcatcccagcaaagtcatgctacgcCTCATCCTCAACCGACTGAAAAGTATGGTTGAGGAACTGCTGGCggaagagcaggctggattcagagctaAATGTAGCACAGTAGAACAAGTCTTCAACTTCAACTGA